A window of Oncorhynchus nerka isolate Pitt River linkage group LG4, Oner_Uvic_2.0, whole genome shotgun sequence contains these coding sequences:
- the LOC115116586 gene encoding protein eva-1 homolog B-like, which produces MEPIRKDMELLSNSMATYAHIKANPESFALYFMMGVCFGLLLALCLLVTGITCRTRRINKPPPSPERRQLKESSEEEEDEESVDVEEGEEAEIPKVTVAPMSDRNSQLNGTLRSVNVFASAEELERARRLEDRERIVREIWRNGQPDILTTGTGTIGRIHYH; this is translated from the exons ATGGAACCAATTAGGAAAGACATGGAGCTGCTAAGTAACAGCATGGCTACCTATGCTCACATCAAAG CTAACCCAGAGAGCTTTGCTCTGTACTTCATGATGGGTGTGTGTTTTGGCCTGCTCCTGGCCCTGTGCCTCCTGGTCACCGGCATCACCTGTAGGACCCGCCGTATCAATAAGCCTCCCCCGTCCCCAGAGAGGAGACAACTGAAGGAGTCcagtgaagaagaggaggatgaggagagtgtGGATGTggaagaaggggaggaggcagagatCCCTAAAGTGACGGTGGCGCCCATGAGCGACCGCAACAGCCAATTGAACGGTACTTTGAGGAGCGTGAATGTGTTTGCGTCGGCGGAGGAGCTGGAGAGGGCGAGACGACTGGAGGACAGGGAACGCATCGTCAGGGAGATCTGGAGGAACGGACAGCCAGATATACTGACCACTGGAACAGGGACCATCGGACGGATACACTACCACTAA